From one Lycium ferocissimum isolate CSIRO_LF1 chromosome 7, AGI_CSIRO_Lferr_CH_V1, whole genome shotgun sequence genomic stretch:
- the LOC132064082 gene encoding scarecrow-like protein 22: MKGMPLPFEFEGKGVLDLEVLFNKNSNLNSWNHHNKNSKESSYFVNSPSAVLDTIRSPRPITSSSTLSSSLGGGGGGGGTASTDTAGGGVAAVSANKWQQDNTTATSSNVGGAESEVPPQSLEMGAAGGEKCAMEEWEGGLSESVMASPCQEQSILRWIMGDVDDPSMANLNKVLQVSGPGGDNYEFNGGFGVVDQGFGVDPVAQIGSFMPAISSSVSVSSSGFPTTRMNSDKIGSTNLPQNPIFPSLSNNLGSVTFGQTQFESTDLKPQSFNSQFLINQHQTQIPQNPSFLLPLPFAQQEQNLVLPPQAKRQNLGGLEPGSQISKGLFGHQQPTPSQLQLLPHFRPGAVGTKPKMVGEEMGQFHQLQQQQQQQQQGIIDQLFKAAELVQTGNPVLAQGILARLNHQLSPIGKPFYRAAFYCKEALQLLLHANTNNFNNNPSNSPFSLIFKIGAYKSFSEISPVAQFANFTCNQALLEVLDGFERIHIVDFDIGYGGQWASLMQELALRSGGAPTLKITALASPSTHDQLELGLTRENLIHFASEINMAFEFDILSIDSLNSTSWSLPPLVSENEAIAVNLPVSSLSSYQLSLPLVLRFVKQLSPRIVVSVDRGCDRTDLPFPNHVIQALQSYSNLLESLDAVNVNFDALQKIERFLLQPGIERIVMGRFRSPERTQHWRELFLSSGFSPLSLSNFTESQAECVVKRTPVRGFHVEKRQSSLVLCWQRKELISASAWRC; this comes from the coding sequence ATGAAGGGGATGCCCTTGCCCTTTGAATTTGAGGGGAAGGGGGTGTTAGACTTAGAAGTTTTGTTCAACAAAAATAGTAACTTGAATTCTTGGAACCACCACAATAAGAATAGCAAAGAAAGTAGTTACTTTGTAAATAGTCCAAGTGCTGTCCTGGATACTATAAGGAGTCCAAGGCCTATTACTTCCTCTTCAACCCTGTCTTCATCtttgggtggtggtggtggtggtggcggcACTGCTTCCACAGACACTGCAGGCGGCGGCGTGGCGGCAGTTTCAGCAAACAAATGGCAGCAAGACAACACCACTGCCACCAGCTCCAATGTGGGAGGAGCTGAATCTGAGGTCCCACCCCAATCTCTTGAGATGGGTGCTGCTGGAGGAGAGAAATGTGCTATGGAGGAGTGGGAAGGTGGGTTATCTGAGTCTGTTATGGCTTCTCCTTGCCAAGAACAGTCTATACTCAGGTGGATCATGGGAGATGTGGATGACCCTTCCATGGCTAACTTGAACAAGGTCTTGCAGGTTAGTGGCCCTGGAGGGGACAACTATGAATTCAATGGAGGATTTGGGGTTGTGGATCAAGGCTTTGGTGTAGACCCAGTTGCCCAAATTGGTAGCTTCATGCCTGCGATTAGCTCATCTGTTTCTGTCTCAAGTTCAGGTTTTCCTACCACCAGAATGAACAGTGACAAGATTGGCTCCACAAATCTCCCTCAAAATCCAATCTTTCCTTCATTGTCTAACAATCTTGGGTCGGTTACTTTTGGCCAGACACAGTTTGAGAGCACAGATTTGAAGCCTCAGAGTTTCAATTCACAGTTCTTGATAAACCAGCACCAAACACAGATTCCTCAGAACCCATCGTTTCTTTTGCCATTGCCATTTGCACAGCAGGAGCAAAATCTTGTCTTGCCACCGCAGGCGAAAAGGCAAAATCTTGGAGGGCTTGAACCGGGCTCTCAGATCTCCAAAGGACTGTTTGGGCACCAGCAGCCAACACCGTCTCAGCTCCAGTTGCTTCCCCATTTCAGGCCAGGAGCAGTGGGGACAAAGCCAAAGATGGTGGGGGAAGAAATGGGTCAGTTTCATCAGCTACAacagcagcagcaacaacaacaacaagggATTATTGACCAGCTATTCAAAGCTGCAGAGCTGGTCCAGACGGGGAATCCGGTACTCGCGCAAGGGATATTGGCGCGGCTCAATCACCAGCTCTCTCCAATTGGTAAGCCTTTCTATAGGGCTGCTTTTTATTGCAAGGAAGCTTTACAATTGCTACTCCATGCCAACAccaacaacttcaacaacaacccttCTAATTCGCCTTTTAGTCTCATTTTCAAGATTGGTGCTTATAAGTCTTTTTCTGAGATCTCACCAGTTGCACAGTTTGCCAATTTTACTTGTAACCAAGCCCTTCTTGAGGTCTTGGATGGGTTTGAAAGAATTCATATCGTAGATTTCGATATCGGTTATGGCGGGCAATGGGCCTCCCTTATGCAAGAGCTTGCCCTGAGAAGTGGTGGCGCACCTACTCTGAAAATAACTGCATTAGCCTCACCCTCCACACATGACCAGCTAGAGCTTGGACTCACCAGAGAAAATTTGATCCATTTTGCTAGCGAAATCAATATGGCATTCGAGTTTGACATTCTAAGCATCGATTCTTTAAATTCAACGTCATGGTCACTGCCTCCTCTAGTCTCAGAGAATGAGGCAATTGCTGTCAACCTTCCAGTTAGCTCTCTTTCGAGCTATCAATTGTCGCTTCCATTGGTTCTTCGTTTTGTGAAGCAATTATCACCTAGGATTGTGGTTTCTGTGGACAGAGGTTGTGACCGGACTGACCTGCCATTTCCAAATCATGTAATTCAAGCCCTTCAGTCCTACTCAAACCTTCTCGAGTCACTAGACGCTGTAAATGTGAATTTTGATGCCCTCCAAAAGATAGAGAGGTTCTTGCTCCAACCAGGAATTGAGAGAATTGTAATGGGTCGTTTTCGTTCCCCTGAAAGGACGCAGCATTGGCGGGAACTGTTTTTGTCATCTGGATTCTCCCCATTATCTCTCAGCAATTTTACAGAATCACAGGCCGAGTGTGTAGTCAAGAGGACTCCTGTTCGAGGTTTCCATGTGGAGAAGAGACAGTCTTCGCTTGTTCTCTGCTGGCAGCGGAAGGAGCTCATCTCAGCTTCAGCTTGGAGGTGCTGA
- the LOC132062067 gene encoding uncharacterized protein LOC132062067, giving the protein METGHYHEWATLFKVLARVHSVLEHIIPPTDTAELTAYDATKAANLPLWKRLDAVVLQWIYATVSHDILTSILVADDVAEKAWNRVAQLFQDNKHSRAAYLETEFTTTKMADFGSVMAYYNRLKSLTDQLANVGSPVSDQRLVLRLLAGLRSRMHTLSPPSNRKMFCLLSQVCSGLEARRCGDQGTCPRFQSRGSPCSM; this is encoded by the coding sequence ATGGAAACCGGCCATTATCACGAATGGGCGACACTATTCAAAGTCCTAGCCCGCGTTCACTCCGTCCTTGAACACATCATACCACCAACTGACACCGCTGAACTCACAGCGTATGACGCAACAAAGGCAGCTAACCTTCCGCTCTGGAAACGGCTAGATGCGGTGGTCCTTCAATGGATATACGCCACCGTCTCCCATGATATTCTTACCTCTATTCTCGTGGCGGATGATGTTGCCGAGAAGGCTTGGAATCGAGTTGCTCAGCTTTTCCAAGATAATAAGCACTCACGGGCAGCGTACCTTGAAACTGAATTCACCACCACAAAAATGGCCGACTTCGGCTCGGTTATGGCCTATTACAATAGGCTCAAGTCTCTCACGGATCAGCTTGCCAACGTCGGGTCGCCAGTGTCCGACCAACGTCTGGTCTTGCGCCTTCTAGCCGGCTTACGCAGTCGTATGCACACTTTGTCACCACCATCCAACAGAAAGATGTTTTGCCTTCTTTCTCAAGTGTGCTCCGGACTCGAAGCTCGAAGATGCGGCGACCAAGGAACGTGCCCGCGATTCCAATCCCGCGGCTCTCCTTGTTCGATGTGA